The following are encoded in a window of Cryobacterium sp. CG_9.6 genomic DNA:
- a CDS encoding GAP family protein, translating into MLQTVGQLVPIALAVALSSVPIMATVLILLSPNRNRSSVPFLIGWVVGIGVMAGVFAASALALPQVGDDRFPWAISLGQIVVGLALVVLAIIGWSRTTQHPTTGMPRWLRAVGSFGPWSSFGLGMGLNLRPKALLLSAAAGLSIRLGSLTVESTVILLVCFALLASATVSVPIIVALAAPDRANKWLGKTEAWISRYNHLVTNGMMFLIGVVILVNGLLLL; encoded by the coding sequence ATGTTGCAGACAGTGGGACAGCTGGTCCCGATTGCGCTCGCGGTGGCACTCAGCTCCGTGCCCATCATGGCCACGGTCCTCATCCTGCTCTCTCCCAACCGCAACCGCTCATCGGTGCCGTTCCTCATCGGCTGGGTTGTGGGGATCGGAGTCATGGCCGGGGTTTTTGCGGCGAGCGCGCTCGCCCTTCCCCAGGTCGGTGATGATCGGTTCCCGTGGGCCATCAGTCTGGGTCAGATCGTTGTGGGCTTAGCGCTGGTGGTGCTGGCAATCATCGGCTGGAGTCGAACCACCCAGCACCCGACAACGGGGATGCCTCGGTGGTTGCGGGCCGTTGGATCCTTTGGACCGTGGTCCTCGTTCGGACTCGGTATGGGACTGAACCTGCGGCCCAAGGCCCTGCTGCTCAGCGCCGCCGCCGGGCTGTCGATTCGGCTCGGGTCGCTCACGGTCGAGTCGACCGTCATTCTGCTCGTCTGCTTTGCTCTTCTCGCCTCGGCGACAGTGTCGGTGCCCATCATCGTGGCGCTGGCTGCTCCCGACCGTGCCAATAAATGGTTGGGCAAAACCGAAGCATGGATCAGCCGCTACAACCACCTGGTCACCAACGGCATGATGTTCCTGATCGGCGTCGTCATTCTCGTGAACGGTCTCCTCCTGCTCTGA
- a CDS encoding MFS transporter has protein sequence MKKWTAVTILGSAQFVMVLDSTVMNVSISTVVRDLDTTVAAMQGAITFYTLTMAAVMLLGAKLGDVWGRRRAFMIGAIVYACGSLLTAFSPNFATLFLGWSVIEGLGAVLVIPAIAALVAENYLGKDRVIAYAIIGAISGAAVAAGPLIGGYVTTYLSWRPVFAGEVVIMLVVILLARLISDSSTPQKIRIDVFSVVLSAAGLVLVVLGMLQSKTWGWILPYQSPEINGRPIEPLGLSLVPYLILSGAALIWWFMVRQNALVSAGRAPLLRTDLFAIPQLRAGLLVLGAQYAFTAGVFFMIPIYLQMTLGFNALETGLRIFPLSIALILFSVVGTRLSAIWSPRRIVRVGQLILVASAVCLLGSVSVDLKSTVFAVGMFTAGAALGLLASQLGNVNMSSVDEKETSEAGGLQGVFQNLGSSLGTALIGSVLIASLATSFVGAVNASSLSASTKSAVTTATESGVAIVPLSSIEGIATDAGLSSTESAQLASIYGESQVNSLRLSFFALIIFSVIALLFSKNIPTEKVGSRRKKTVNSASDDLQ, from the coding sequence ATGAAGAAATGGACCGCCGTCACCATCCTCGGCTCCGCCCAGTTCGTGATGGTGCTCGATAGCACCGTGATGAATGTGTCAATCTCGACGGTCGTCCGTGACCTTGATACGACGGTTGCCGCCATGCAGGGTGCCATCACGTTTTACACCCTCACCATGGCGGCCGTGATGCTTCTCGGTGCCAAACTCGGCGATGTCTGGGGTCGGCGTCGTGCCTTCATGATCGGCGCGATCGTCTACGCGTGTGGCTCGCTGCTCACCGCGTTCAGCCCCAATTTTGCGACGTTGTTCCTCGGCTGGTCGGTGATTGAGGGGCTGGGAGCCGTGCTCGTCATCCCCGCAATCGCGGCCCTCGTTGCCGAGAACTATCTGGGAAAGGACAGAGTCATCGCCTACGCGATCATTGGCGCAATCTCCGGTGCGGCTGTCGCCGCCGGCCCCCTCATCGGTGGGTACGTCACAACCTATCTCAGCTGGCGACCGGTCTTTGCCGGTGAGGTCGTCATTATGCTCGTCGTGATCCTGCTCGCCAGACTCATCAGTGATTCCAGCACCCCGCAGAAAATTCGCATCGATGTGTTCAGCGTCGTGCTCTCAGCCGCTGGGCTGGTGCTGGTGGTCTTGGGGATGCTGCAGAGCAAAACCTGGGGCTGGATTCTGCCGTATCAGTCACCCGAGATCAATGGTCGACCGATCGAGCCCCTCGGATTGTCGCTTGTGCCCTACTTGATCCTGTCGGGTGCTGCGCTGATCTGGTGGTTCATGGTTCGGCAAAACGCGCTCGTTTCCGCCGGTCGCGCACCACTTCTCCGCACCGATCTCTTCGCCATTCCGCAGCTGCGCGCGGGACTGCTGGTGCTCGGGGCACAGTACGCATTTACGGCCGGCGTCTTTTTCATGATTCCGATCTATTTGCAGATGACCCTCGGGTTCAACGCGCTCGAAACGGGCCTCAGGATCTTTCCGCTCTCAATTGCGCTCATCCTTTTCTCCGTGGTGGGAACCCGGTTGTCGGCCATCTGGTCACCTCGTCGGATCGTGCGGGTGGGGCAGCTCATTCTCGTTGCGAGCGCAGTGTGCCTGTTGGGGTCGGTGTCCGTCGATCTGAAAAGCACAGTTTTTGCCGTGGGGATGTTCACGGCCGGCGCTGCCCTCGGGCTTCTGGCCTCTCAACTCGGCAACGTGAACATGTCCAGCGTGGACGAGAAGGAAACGAGCGAAGCCGGCGGTTTACAGGGCGTGTTTCAGAACTTGGGATCCTCTCTCGGTACCGCACTCATCGGCTCGGTACTGATCGCATCCCTCGCGACATCATTTGTGGGAGCCGTTAACGCCAGCTCCCTCTCAGCCTCCACGAAATCCGCGGTCACGACCGCCACAGAGTCCGGCGTCGCCATCGTGCCACTGTCGAGCATCGAGGGCATCGCAACGGATGCGGGACTCTCGAGCACCGAGAGCGCTCAACTGGCCTCGATTTACGGCGAATCTCAGGTTAATTCCCTGCGCCTGTCGTTCTTTGCCCTCATCATATTCTCGGTGATTGCCCTGCTGTTTTCGAAGAACATCCCCACGGAGAAGGTCGGCAGTCGGCGCAAGAAAACGGTGAACTCCGCCTCCGACGACCTGCAGTGA
- a CDS encoding AI-2E family transporter produces MTAAIPDDLSPALRRFPRGTIILVSLAAATVTAVGISGIRGILAPVLFTLVLAICAHPVRTMLEARGVPHGLATGSVILVVFLLLAGFTYTVIIAFAQFASMLPQFSTQLADIGANIADALSKLGIDQAQIQALTASFTPGSILSFFSGVLGSVAGITGSLVIVLTMLILMSADGLYVPTILRQLEPRVPNVVSALSNFARQVRRYMVVTTVLGIAQGVLNTIALLILQVPAALLWGLLAFLCSFIPNIGYFFAIIPPVVFGFLVGGWPTAIAVIVVYSVINAVVQSVVQPRVVGNTVALSQTLTFFSVLFWAVIIGPIGAIIAIPLTLLARAILIDADPDTWWWRPALGDTSVTRQLLKANDAITKQTRVDKRASQRPAARNTPDD; encoded by the coding sequence ATGACGGCTGCCATACCCGATGACCTCAGTCCTGCACTGAGACGGTTTCCGCGAGGAACCATCATTCTCGTCAGCCTCGCAGCCGCGACGGTGACAGCCGTCGGAATCAGCGGCATCCGAGGCATTTTGGCGCCGGTACTTTTCACTCTCGTCTTAGCCATCTGCGCACATCCCGTGCGCACGATGCTCGAAGCGCGCGGTGTCCCCCACGGCCTTGCCACCGGGTCGGTGATTCTGGTCGTGTTTCTCCTGCTCGCCGGATTCACGTACACGGTGATCATCGCCTTCGCCCAGTTCGCCTCCATGCTGCCGCAGTTTTCGACCCAGCTCGCCGACATCGGAGCGAACATAGCGGATGCGCTGAGCAAACTCGGAATCGATCAGGCCCAGATTCAGGCACTCACAGCCAGCTTCACACCCGGCAGCATCCTCAGTTTCTTCTCGGGAGTGCTCGGCAGCGTGGCCGGCATCACCGGATCCCTGGTGATCGTGCTCACCATGCTCATTCTGATGTCGGCCGACGGCCTTTACGTGCCCACCATTTTGCGACAACTGGAACCGCGAGTCCCCAACGTTGTGTCCGCGCTGAGTAATTTTGCGCGTCAGGTGCGCCGGTACATGGTGGTCACCACCGTGCTCGGCATCGCTCAGGGTGTGCTCAACACGATTGCTCTGCTCATCCTGCAGGTACCGGCTGCGCTACTCTGGGGCCTGCTCGCGTTTCTTTGCAGCTTCATCCCCAACATCGGCTACTTCTTTGCGATTATTCCACCCGTGGTCTTCGGCTTTCTCGTTGGCGGGTGGCCCACGGCCATTGCCGTGATCGTCGTCTATAGCGTGATCAATGCGGTCGTCCAGTCCGTTGTTCAGCCCCGAGTGGTCGGGAATACCGTGGCCCTCAGCCAAACGCTCACCTTCTTCTCGGTACTGTTCTGGGCCGTCATCATTGGACCCATCGGTGCCATCATCGCCATTCCGCTCACCCTTCTGGCGCGGGCAATTCTGATCGATGCCGATCCGGACACCTGGTGGTGGCGCCCCGCGCTCGGCGACACATCCGTGACGCGGCAACTGCTCAAGGCCAACGATGCCATCACCAAGCAGACGCGGGTGGACAAGCGTGCCAGCCAACGGCCGGCGGCGAGGAACACCCCCGACGACTGA
- a CDS encoding FAD-dependent oxidoreductase — MTRLSSLPDADLVIIGAGAAGLSLAARLARSHSHLQVDVIEPRLTYTDDRSWCFWRPPHHDLSDLVAHSWDGWRFSGETGPARHHRVAGLRYQYVRGIDFYTRALERIDGADNIRLHSGLQATELTPLGTGTDALVSVETERGTIRARHVIDTRPRALPAMLYQSFTGVEIESARALPFDVNEVGLMDSMATDEGGMHFRYTLPLSPTRALVEWTRFSTTPVPAAILTAELEAELNRLGLGDARVIRREGGILPMGAIGALPVSPPGVVFAGNSGGALRPASGYAFLRIQAWARACAAALDEGGPAIGHPTEPWLRRSLDRIFLQAVRANPERTPEYFLALATGVPPAGLVRFLSDAARLTDYARLIISLPKIPFLRQVVPQPPSVQPVAVPA, encoded by the coding sequence ATGACGAGGCTTTCTTCCCTGCCTGACGCCGACCTCGTAATTATCGGGGCCGGAGCTGCCGGACTTTCCCTTGCGGCTCGACTCGCACGCTCCCACTCACACCTGCAGGTCGACGTGATTGAGCCGCGTCTGACGTACACCGACGATCGCAGCTGGTGCTTCTGGCGGCCACCGCACCATGATCTGTCCGATCTGGTTGCGCACAGCTGGGATGGCTGGCGTTTCTCGGGCGAAACCGGTCCGGCGCGCCACCACCGGGTGGCGGGCCTGCGCTACCAGTATGTGCGCGGCATCGATTTCTATACCCGTGCGCTTGAGCGCATCGACGGGGCCGACAACATCCGCTTGCACAGCGGTCTTCAGGCCACCGAACTCACCCCACTCGGAACCGGGACCGATGCGCTCGTGAGCGTGGAGACCGAGCGCGGAACCATTCGGGCTCGACACGTGATTGATACTCGCCCCCGCGCCCTGCCGGCAATGCTGTATCAAAGCTTCACCGGGGTGGAGATCGAAAGCGCTCGGGCGCTCCCCTTTGACGTGAACGAGGTGGGACTGATGGACTCCATGGCAACGGATGAAGGCGGTATGCACTTTCGCTACACGCTTCCGCTCAGCCCCACCCGCGCCCTTGTGGAGTGGACGCGCTTCAGCACCACGCCCGTGCCGGCCGCTATCCTCACCGCCGAACTAGAGGCCGAACTCAACCGGCTGGGCCTTGGCGATGCTCGGGTGATTCGTCGCGAGGGAGGCATTCTTCCCATGGGTGCGATTGGGGCATTGCCTGTCTCGCCGCCGGGCGTTGTCTTCGCCGGTAATTCGGGAGGAGCTTTACGACCGGCATCCGGCTATGCCTTCCTCCGAATCCAGGCCTGGGCGCGTGCCTGTGCTGCCGCTCTCGATGAAGGCGGACCGGCTATCGGCCATCCGACCGAACCCTGGCTGAGGCGGTCGCTTGACCGCATATTTTTGCAAGCGGTGCGAGCGAACCCCGAACGAACTCCGGAATACTTTCTGGCACTCGCCACCGGGGTTCCGCCCGCCGGTCTCGTGCGCTTTCTGAGCGACGCCGCTCGACTTACCGACTACGCGCGCCTCATTATCAGCCTGCCGAAAATACCCTTCCTGCGCCAGGTGGTTCCGCAGCCGCCCTCGGTACAGCCCGTTGCGGTGCCGGCATGA
- a CDS encoding Brp/Blh family beta-carotene 15,15'-dioxygenase, with product MSRLIEGPAVRVRPSFETILFSAVAIVALLSFALQLPSPPLPVQAAVLGVLVATLGVPHGALDPLIARRTGLWRSPLGFAGFNLGYIGIVALVVGVWLVAPVASLIGFLVISGIHFGADWNVGRSVVVRSLTGIGLLTLPAFSHYDMVAGIYQTLAGDGGIVVADVQAWLGPIALGAMLLGALLALRRRPTDSLEIVLAGALALVAPPLVFFALYFCALHSARHLRHGFAEERGSGRIAVTIMVIYTVVPIIAVAILTALFAGDFAPGGSLSSDWIIRLVFIGLAALTVPHMSVITVAAIRARRARPKIL from the coding sequence ATGAGCCGCCTCATCGAGGGCCCGGCCGTGCGGGTGCGCCCCTCCTTCGAGACGATCCTGTTCTCGGCAGTTGCGATCGTGGCTCTGCTCAGCTTTGCTCTGCAGCTCCCTTCCCCGCCGCTGCCGGTTCAGGCCGCGGTGCTCGGCGTGCTGGTCGCCACCCTCGGTGTGCCTCACGGCGCGCTGGATCCGCTCATCGCTCGTCGAACCGGGCTGTGGCGCAGTCCGCTGGGCTTTGCGGGTTTCAACCTCGGTTACATCGGAATTGTTGCCCTCGTGGTGGGCGTCTGGCTCGTCGCGCCGGTCGCGAGCCTGATTGGGTTTCTGGTAATCTCCGGCATCCACTTCGGTGCCGATTGGAATGTGGGACGCAGCGTCGTGGTGCGCTCTCTCACCGGAATCGGCCTGCTGACACTGCCGGCCTTTTCGCACTACGACATGGTCGCGGGTATCTATCAAACCCTGGCCGGCGACGGGGGCATTGTCGTGGCCGATGTGCAGGCGTGGCTCGGGCCGATCGCACTGGGTGCCATGCTGCTCGGCGCACTACTGGCGCTCCGACGCCGACCCACGGATTCCCTTGAGATTGTGCTCGCCGGTGCTCTTGCGCTGGTGGCTCCCCCGCTCGTATTTTTTGCGCTGTACTTTTGCGCCCTGCACAGTGCGCGGCATCTGCGCCATGGATTCGCCGAGGAACGCGGCAGCGGGAGGATCGCAGTGACCATCATGGTGATTTATACCGTGGTCCCGATCATTGCCGTGGCAATTTTGACGGCACTTTTCGCCGGCGATTTTGCGCCAGGAGGGTCACTGTCGAGCGACTGGATCATTCGCCTCGTCTTTATCGGACTCGCCGCCCTGACCGTGCCGCATATGAGTGTGATTACCGTTGCTGCGATCCGTGCGCGTCGGGCACGTCCAAAAATTCTTTAA
- a CDS encoding fasciclin domain-containing protein: MKKQLIVSLLAAGALVLASAAPASANGAGQNGPDSPPTGSIVDVAVAASGGGTPDNNPGDYDILVQAVIATGLAPVLADENSEFTVFAPTDRAFALLVKDLTGEAPTSEADALNTITTALSVEQITNVLLYHVVPDSALSSRSVLLSRTLTMANGGIVQPRGVNLVDENSAFANPRLVPSALNIPATNGIIHTVNRVLVPAVL; the protein is encoded by the coding sequence ATGAAGAAGCAACTCATCGTCTCCCTGCTCGCTGCGGGAGCACTCGTTCTCGCATCCGCAGCCCCGGCATCCGCTAACGGTGCCGGTCAGAACGGTCCAGACTCTCCCCCCACGGGGTCGATCGTGGATGTGGCCGTCGCCGCTTCAGGCGGTGGCACGCCGGATAACAACCCGGGCGACTACGACATCTTGGTGCAGGCCGTGATCGCTACGGGATTGGCACCGGTTCTGGCCGACGAGAACAGCGAATTCACCGTCTTCGCACCCACTGATCGGGCCTTCGCGCTTTTGGTGAAGGACCTCACTGGCGAGGCACCCACGAGCGAGGCCGATGCGCTGAACACCATCACGACCGCTCTCTCGGTGGAGCAGATCACGAACGTGCTTCTGTACCACGTGGTGCCGGACAGCGCGCTGAGCTCTCGCTCCGTGCTCCTGTCACGCACACTCACGATGGCCAACGGCGGAATTGTTCAGCCGCGCGGCGTGAACCTCGTCGACGAGAACTCTGCATTTGCTAACCCGCGCCTCGTGCCGTCCGCACTCAACATTCCGGCCACCAACGGCATCATCCACACCGTCAACCGGGTTCTGGTGCCCGCCGTTCTCTAG
- a CDS encoding MBL fold metallo-hydrolase, with the protein MKLTKLEHAALVIELAGQKLYIDPGSFTTALTDTAGAAAIVITHEHADHWTPEQLRRVAEMNEGVPIFAPAGVAAAVAAASARDASPHDPLPAITEVHDGDTVQAGPFTLRFFGQTHAVIHESLPVVDNVGVLVNDELYYAGDSFTIPVGVQVHTLAVPAAAPWMKISEVIDYVLELRPRRSFPTHEMLLSRAGKDLSNARIAAATEQGNGEFFALEPGDVLDL; encoded by the coding sequence ATGAAACTGACGAAGCTCGAGCACGCCGCCCTGGTGATTGAACTGGCCGGCCAGAAGCTCTACATCGATCCGGGGTCGTTCACAACGGCCCTCACCGACACGGCGGGGGCTGCCGCTATCGTCATCACTCACGAACACGCCGATCACTGGACTCCGGAGCAGCTTCGGCGCGTTGCGGAGATGAACGAGGGCGTGCCGATCTTCGCCCCGGCCGGCGTTGCGGCGGCCGTTGCCGCGGCATCCGCTCGTGACGCATCGCCCCACGACCCGCTACCCGCCATCACCGAAGTGCATGACGGCGACACGGTTCAGGCCGGCCCCTTCACGCTGAGGTTTTTTGGACAGACCCATGCCGTGATTCACGAGTCGCTACCGGTCGTTGACAACGTGGGCGTGCTGGTGAATGACGAGCTCTATTACGCGGGCGATTCCTTTACGATTCCGGTCGGAGTGCAAGTACACACCCTCGCCGTTCCGGCCGCGGCGCCGTGGATGAAAATCAGCGAGGTCATCGATTACGTTCTGGAACTCCGGCCACGCCGGAGCTTTCCCACTCACGAGATGTTGCTTTCTCGCGCGGGAAAAGACCTCTCCAACGCCCGCATTGCGGCCGCGACCGAGCAGGGCAATGGTGAATTCTTTGCGCTTGAACCGGGTGATGTGCTGGACCTGTAA
- a CDS encoding ABC transporter ATP-binding protein: MPAEWVIDATDLEKSYGSGSSRFDALKGVSLQVAPGETVAIVGKSGSGKSTLMHLLALLDAPDKGTLRVADQDARGLSKRAVNELRNKEFGFVFQQFFLTPNVSVLDNVTLPLKIAGIRSKARRQRGHEVLQQLELDDKASKKATTLSGGQKQRVVIGRALVNNPRVIFADEPTGNLDSTTGRVVEDILFALNRDQGITLVIVTHDEDLAARCDRQIYIRDGLIVNETTSAMRSAPAHAGAHAATAPPVTSPPVTAPHTTGGAA, translated from the coding sequence ATGCCAGCCGAATGGGTAATCGACGCAACGGATCTGGAGAAATCCTACGGTTCAGGCTCGAGTCGCTTTGATGCGCTCAAAGGAGTCTCCCTCCAGGTGGCGCCGGGAGAAACGGTTGCCATTGTCGGTAAGAGCGGTTCGGGTAAGTCCACTCTGATGCACCTGCTTGCCCTCCTCGACGCACCAGACAAGGGCACGCTCCGGGTGGCCGACCAGGACGCCCGCGGCCTGTCCAAGCGCGCGGTGAATGAGCTTCGCAACAAGGAGTTCGGTTTCGTTTTTCAGCAGTTCTTTTTGACGCCCAATGTGAGCGTTCTCGACAACGTCACTCTGCCACTGAAGATTGCCGGTATTCGTTCCAAGGCTCGCCGTCAGCGCGGCCATGAAGTTCTGCAGCAGCTCGAACTCGACGACAAGGCGAGCAAGAAGGCCACCACGCTTTCGGGCGGACAGAAGCAGCGCGTGGTTATTGGCCGCGCTCTGGTGAACAACCCGCGGGTGATCTTTGCCGACGAGCCCACCGGCAACCTGGACTCCACGACCGGCCGCGTGGTGGAAGATATTCTCTTCGCACTCAACCGTGACCAGGGCATCACGCTGGTGATTGTCACTCACGACGAGGACCTGGCCGCGCGTTGTGATCGCCAGATTTACATTCGCGACGGCCTGATCGTGAATGAAACCACGTCGGCAATGCGCTCCGCTCCCGCCCACGCAGGGGCACACGCTGCCACTGCTCCCCCCGTCACTTCTCCCCCTGTCACTGCTCCCCACACCACAGGAGGTGCGGCATGA
- a CDS encoding ABC transporter permease: MRVTDLVATAISNTFRSKLRTTLTVLAIFVGAFTLTLTTAVGAGVSDYVDTQVGSLGAADVFIVTPKADAAPADSGPVEYDPATSGVAAGGFGGPPGAGPTTALTDTDLATIAGTTGIEAVDPIRALSPDYVVNGDGTKYELTINPASAVTTSDLTTGAQLDQGASELQIILPDSYVSPLGFSSDSAAVGSTVQIGITDVLGERQTVSATVVGVSLESILASGAGANAALTTELATVQSAGIDTGAARYAGATARFDTALSADAVSALQTTLADDGYTASTIADQLGTVQTVINGIVGVLNAFAVIALVAAAFGIINTLLMSVQERTREIGLMKAMGMGGGKVYLLFSLEAIVIGFLGSALGAGVAVGVGSILSNVLSTGLLADLPGLNILLFEPMSIALIILLVMAIAFLSGTLPAQRAAKANPIESLRYE, encoded by the coding sequence ATGAGAGTCACCGATCTCGTCGCCACCGCGATCTCAAACACGTTCCGCAGCAAGCTCCGCACCACACTCACTGTTCTCGCCATCTTCGTGGGCGCCTTCACCCTCACTCTCACCACGGCCGTCGGTGCCGGTGTGTCGGACTACGTCGACACTCAGGTGGGCTCACTGGGCGCCGCCGACGTGTTCATCGTGACTCCGAAAGCGGATGCCGCCCCCGCCGACTCCGGGCCGGTGGAATACGACCCGGCCACCTCTGGTGTTGCGGCGGGTGGTTTTGGCGGTCCTCCCGGTGCGGGCCCCACGACCGCTCTCACCGACACCGACCTCGCCACGATCGCCGGAACGACAGGCATCGAGGCTGTTGACCCGATCCGGGCGCTCTCTCCGGACTATGTGGTGAATGGCGACGGCACCAAGTACGAGCTGACCATCAACCCGGCCTCGGCCGTGACCACGTCCGACCTCACTACCGGCGCCCAGCTCGACCAGGGTGCCAGCGAACTGCAGATCATTCTCCCCGACAGCTATGTGAGCCCGCTCGGGTTCTCGTCGGACTCCGCTGCCGTGGGTTCCACCGTGCAGATCGGCATCACCGATGTGCTGGGTGAACGTCAAACCGTGAGCGCCACCGTTGTGGGAGTGTCCCTCGAAAGCATTCTCGCCTCCGGCGCCGGTGCCAACGCGGCGCTCACCACCGAACTCGCCACCGTGCAGTCGGCAGGCATCGACACTGGTGCCGCCCGCTATGCCGGGGCAACAGCACGTTTCGACACCGCTCTCTCCGCCGATGCCGTCAGCGCCCTGCAGACAACACTGGCCGACGATGGCTACACGGCCAGCACTATCGCCGACCAGCTCGGAACCGTACAGACGGTCATTAACGGCATCGTGGGTGTTCTCAACGCCTTCGCCGTGATCGCGCTCGTCGCCGCTGCCTTCGGCATTATCAACACTCTGCTCATGAGCGTGCAGGAACGCACCCGGGAAATTGGTCTGATGAAGGCCATGGGAATGGGTGGCGGCAAGGTCTACCTTCTGTTCAGCCTTGAGGCAATTGTGATCGGCTTCCTCGGCAGTGCCCTGGGCGCCGGTGTGGCCGTCGGGGTGGGGTCAATCCTCAGCAATGTGCTGTCCACGGGTCTGCTCGCCGACCTTCCCGGCCTCAATATTCTGCTCTTTGAGCCGATGTCCATTGCGCTCATCATTTTGCTCGTGATGGCGATCGCGTTCCTGTCGGGCACCCTGCCGGCCCAGCGTGCAGCGAAGGCGAATCCGATCGAGTCGCTCCGCTACGAGTAG
- a CDS encoding TetR family transcriptional regulator has product MKTTLREDKHQATSQRLERNAVSLVLEHGFDAVTVDMICNASGISQRTFFNYFKTKEAAVVGAEPPTIDEGKARAFIATDGPDLLAEALQLVAASSMMLGTDEKLLTDRLRLFEKNPQLLLRQMDRMNRITAEIAELVYLRRRREAGLGADEADLREQADLLTHAVLGVLRYMAMRWIRDEGVDQVRTLAATVTLLGRTLRVI; this is encoded by the coding sequence ATGAAGACCACCCTCCGCGAGGACAAACATCAGGCGACCAGTCAGCGGCTGGAACGAAACGCCGTCAGCCTCGTCCTGGAGCACGGCTTCGACGCCGTCACCGTGGACATGATTTGCAACGCCAGTGGAATTTCGCAGCGCACCTTCTTCAACTATTTCAAGACCAAGGAAGCTGCGGTCGTGGGTGCAGAACCACCCACCATTGACGAGGGCAAGGCTCGGGCATTTATTGCTACGGACGGGCCTGATCTCTTGGCGGAGGCACTGCAACTGGTGGCCGCAAGCTCGATGATGCTGGGCACCGATGAGAAGCTTCTGACCGATCGTCTGCGCCTGTTTGAAAAGAACCCGCAGCTGCTGCTGCGGCAAATGGACAGAATGAACCGCATCACGGCTGAGATCGCTGAGTTGGTGTACCTGCGGCGTCGTCGTGAGGCCGGGCTGGGGGCGGATGAGGCGGATTTACGCGAGCAGGCGGATCTGCTCACCCATGCGGTCCTTGGTGTGTTGCGCTACATGGCAATGCGGTGGATTCGTGACGAGGGTGTGGATCAGGTGCGAACGTTGGCTGCCACGGTGACGCTGCTGGGGCGCACGCTGCGCGTGATCTGA